Proteins from one Lonchura striata isolate bLonStr1 chromosome 6, bLonStr1.mat, whole genome shotgun sequence genomic window:
- the PPM1A gene encoding protein phosphatase 1A isoform X2, with protein sequence MGAFLDKPKMEKHNAQGQGNGLRYGLSSMQGWRVEMEDAHTAVIGLPNGLDGWSFFAVYDGHAGSQVAKYCCEHLLDHITSNQDFKGPDGPPSVESVKSGIRTGFLQIDEHMRVISEKKHGADRSGSTAVGVMISPQHTYFINCGDSRGLLCRNRKVHFFTQDHKPSNPLEKERIQNAGGSVMIQRVNGSLAVSRALGDFDYKCVHGKGPTEQLVSPEPEVYEIERSEEDDQFIILACDGIWDVMGNEELCDFVRSRLEVTDDLEKVCNEIVDTCLYKGSRDNMSVILICFPNAPKVSPEAVKREAELDKYLESRVEEIIKKQGEGVPDLVHVMRTLATESIPNLPPGGELASKRSVIEAVYNRLNPYRNDDADSASTDDMW encoded by the exons ATGGGAGCATTTTTAGACAAGCCAAAGATGGAGAAGCATAACGCCCAGGGGCAGGGGAATGGGCTGCGTTACGGTCTGAGCAGCATGCAGGGCTGGCGCGTGGAAATGGAGGATGCACACACGGCTGTGATTGGTTTGCCAAATGGACTGGATGGATGGTCGTTTTTTGCTGTCTATGATGGGCACGCTGGATCCCAGGTTGCCAAGTACTGCTGTGAGCATTTATTAGATCACATCACGAGCAACCAGGATTTTAAAGGGCCAGATGGGCCACCATCTGTGGAAAGTGTAAAGAGCGGCATCAGAACAGGTTTTCTGCAGATTGATGAACACATGAGAGTCATCTCTGAGAAGAAGCATGGCGCAGACAGAAGTGGGTCAACAGCTGTGGGTGTCATGATTTCTCCCCAACACACATACTTCATCAACTGTGGAGACTCGAGAGGTTTGCTCTGTCGAAACAGGAAGGTTCACTTCTTCACACAGGATCACAAACCAAGTAACCCGCTGGAGAAAGAGCGTATACAGAATGCAGGTGGCTCCGTAATGATTCAGCGTGTGAATGGCTCCCTTGCTGTTTCAAGGGCACTTGGGGACTTTGATTACAAATGTGTCCATGGGAAAGGTCCTACAGAACAGCTGGTCTCACCCGAGCCTGAAGTTTATGAAATTGAGAGATCAGAAGAAGATGATCAGTTCATCATCCTGGCTTGCGATGGTATCTGGGATGTTATGGGAAATGAAGAGCTGTGTGACTTTGTAAGATCCAGACTTGAAGTCACTGATGACCTTGAGAAAGTTTGCAATGAGATAGTTGACACCTGCTTGTACAAG GGAAGTCGAGACAACATGAGTGTGATATTGATCTGTTTTCCGAATGCACCAAAGGTATCACCAGAGGCGGTGAAAAGAGAGGCAGAGTTGGACAAGTACCTGGAAAGCAGAGTAGAAG AGATCATAAAGAAGCAGGGTGAAGGAGTGCCAGACTTAGTCCACGTGATGCGTACGTTAGCAACTGAGAGCATCCCAAACCTCCCGCCCGGGGGGGAGTTGGCAAGCAA acGGAGTGTGATTGAAGCTGTGTATAACAGACTGAACCCATACAGGAATGATGATGCT gatTCTGCCTCAACTGATGATATGTGGTAA
- the PPM1A gene encoding protein phosphatase 1A isoform X1: protein MGAFLDKPKMEKHNAQGQGNGLRYGLSSMQGWRVEMEDAHTAVIGLPNGLDGWSFFAVYDGHAGSQVAKYCCEHLLDHITSNQDFKGPDGPPSVESVKSGIRTGFLQIDEHMRVISEKKHGADRSGSTAVGVMISPQHTYFINCGDSRGLLCRNRKVHFFTQDHKPSNPLEKERIQNAGGSVMIQRVNGSLAVSRALGDFDYKCVHGKGPTEQLVSPEPEVYEIERSEEDDQFIILACDGIWDVMGNEELCDFVRSRLEVTDDLEKVCNEIVDTCLYKGSRDNMSVILICFPNAPKVSPEAVKREAELDKYLESRVEEIIKKQGEGVPDLVHVMRTLATESIPNLPPGGELASKRSVIEAVYNRLNPYRNDDASGLSRNCRKDGHSRL, encoded by the exons ATGGGAGCATTTTTAGACAAGCCAAAGATGGAGAAGCATAACGCCCAGGGGCAGGGGAATGGGCTGCGTTACGGTCTGAGCAGCATGCAGGGCTGGCGCGTGGAAATGGAGGATGCACACACGGCTGTGATTGGTTTGCCAAATGGACTGGATGGATGGTCGTTTTTTGCTGTCTATGATGGGCACGCTGGATCCCAGGTTGCCAAGTACTGCTGTGAGCATTTATTAGATCACATCACGAGCAACCAGGATTTTAAAGGGCCAGATGGGCCACCATCTGTGGAAAGTGTAAAGAGCGGCATCAGAACAGGTTTTCTGCAGATTGATGAACACATGAGAGTCATCTCTGAGAAGAAGCATGGCGCAGACAGAAGTGGGTCAACAGCTGTGGGTGTCATGATTTCTCCCCAACACACATACTTCATCAACTGTGGAGACTCGAGAGGTTTGCTCTGTCGAAACAGGAAGGTTCACTTCTTCACACAGGATCACAAACCAAGTAACCCGCTGGAGAAAGAGCGTATACAGAATGCAGGTGGCTCCGTAATGATTCAGCGTGTGAATGGCTCCCTTGCTGTTTCAAGGGCACTTGGGGACTTTGATTACAAATGTGTCCATGGGAAAGGTCCTACAGAACAGCTGGTCTCACCCGAGCCTGAAGTTTATGAAATTGAGAGATCAGAAGAAGATGATCAGTTCATCATCCTGGCTTGCGATGGTATCTGGGATGTTATGGGAAATGAAGAGCTGTGTGACTTTGTAAGATCCAGACTTGAAGTCACTGATGACCTTGAGAAAGTTTGCAATGAGATAGTTGACACCTGCTTGTACAAG GGAAGTCGAGACAACATGAGTGTGATATTGATCTGTTTTCCGAATGCACCAAAGGTATCACCAGAGGCGGTGAAAAGAGAGGCAGAGTTGGACAAGTACCTGGAAAGCAGAGTAGAAG AGATCATAAAGAAGCAGGGTGAAGGAGTGCCAGACTTAGTCCACGTGATGCGTACGTTAGCAACTGAGAGCATCCCAAACCTCCCGCCCGGGGGGGAGTTGGCAAGCAA acGGAGTGTGATTGAAGCTGTGTATAACAGACTGAACCCATACAGGAATGATGATGCT TCTGGATTATCCAGAAACTGCCGCAAGGATGGGCACTCCAGACTTTAA